ctggcattggcagacacgtggcagctgcagctcctgcacttctgcctcttgctgggcatctccctggctgccctcctgggcaacggcctcatcatcagcgccatagcctgcggccaccacctgcacacgcccatgttcttcttcctgctcaacctggccctcgctgacctgggctccatctgcaccactgtccccaaagccatgcacaattccctctgggacaccagggacatctcctatgaaggatgtgctgcacagcttttgttctttcttttttctatgtCATCAGAGTTTTCCCTCCTGACCGtcatgtgctatgaccgctacgtgtccatctgcaaacccctgcaccacgggaccctcctgggcagcagagcttgtgcctacatggcagcagctgcctgggccagtgcctttctctatgctctgctgcacacagccaatacattttccctgcccctgtgccttGGCAATGTCCTGGaccagttcttctgtgaggtgccccagatcctcaagctctcctgctcacactccaacTTCAGAAATATGTGGATTTCATTGGTTGCTGCCTCTTTAGCTTTaggctgttttgtgttcattgttttctcctatgtgcagatcttcagggctgtgctgaggatcccctctgagcagggaaggcacaaagccttttccacctgcctccctcacctggccgtggtctcCCTCTTTGTCACCACTGCCACATTTTCCTACCTGAAgccctcctccatctcctccccatccctggatctggccctgtcagttctgtactcggtggtgcctccagccctgaatcccctcatctacagcctgaggaaccaggagctcaaggctgcagtgtggacactGATGGATAGACAGTTACAGAAACTTTAAACTGCTGGCCAATTTCCGCAAATCTCATGTAATAAAAGTCATCTTTGATAGTACTTGGGTTTGGTTATTGATATGTTCTTGTCTTTCGTTTTaggattttattatttacaaCAAAGGAAGGTAAgtgtttgtgccatttctcattttgtttctctcaacCATCACGGTGGCCTCAGACTGTGTCAATGAAGAGCTGCACTCTCAGTGGCTTCAGACAGAATAAAGGCTCTCCGAGCAGAGTTTTCACCAGAGACaccccttttgttgccttctctggagctgcagcagcaatgtctgtgtgcagagctgggggcagatcagtgccagcacagcagctgtgcccagcagcagcagtacttggtgttgccagtgctgcttccctggccctgccccgctgccctggtggccctggtgttgctgtagggcctgagtgctctcggggccgggcacagccctgggggtggcagtgccggggctgcagcagggacaggccatgggcactgctggggctgcgctgacgcctcagcccagggcctgggggctccaggc
This sequence is a window from Zonotrichia leucophrys gambelii isolate GWCS_2022_RI unplaced genomic scaffold, RI_Zleu_2.0 Scaffold_435_42480, whole genome shotgun sequence. Protein-coding genes within it:
- the LOC135441701 gene encoding olfactory receptor 14C36-like; the protein is MSNSSSIRHFLLLALADTWQLQLLHFCLLLGISLAALLGNGLIISAIACGHHLHTPMFFFLLNLALADLGSICTTVPKAMHNSLWDTRDISYEGCAAQLLFFLFSMSSEFSLLTVMCYDRYVSICKPLHHGTLLGSRACAYMAAAAWASAFLYALLHTANTFSLPLCLGNVLDQFFCEVPQILKLSCSHSNFRNMWISLVAASLALGCFVFIVFSYVQIFRAVLRIPSEQGRHKAFSTCLPHLAVVSLFVTTATFSYLKPSSISSPSLDLALSVLYSVVPPALNPLIYSLRNQELKAAVWTLMDRQLQKL